The window TAAGTGAGCGTATGCTTCTTCCTCCGTATTCAGTTGTTCAAAGATTGTCGATAGTCTCCATAAGAAAAAAAATTGACGTGAAATCATTTTTTGTTCAGTTTGTGGCTACAGGGTTGGCCTTGAGTCTACCTTAGAATTAAAAATATGTTAGCCGCCCTTTTGGGTGAATAGATAAGGAGCGAACCTAATGAAAGCTTCAAAAAAAGATAAAGGTGAAATAGTAGATGTAGAAGAGGATCTACAACTCGAAATGAAGGAATTTGCAGAGGCATATGACGAAAGCCTAAAGGAAACTTGCGTTACTCAATTAGAGCCATTTGAAATGTACGCTAAAAAAGTACGTCGCGAGATTTTTTCTAACGTGAAAATGTTTAAAAAGCGTTTTTCGGCAGGTTTTCAAGTTCTTCAAGATGAAATTAACGAAGAGTCGAAATGAATTTTGAAGATGTGGGGGGGGGGAGTTTAATCTTTCCTTAAAAAAGTTGTAAGGCAGCTTAAGAATCCTTAAGTTTTTGTGCAGCTTTTTGGCTAAAAAGAGCTTACAAGAAATTTTTGGATAGGGTAGCAAACTCCTCGCAACTTTCTATCAAGTAAGTATCAGCTCTTTTTGAGAGGCACCAATATGGAGAAGGAGCAATGCTTTTTTTATCAAATACGAATGTTTCTTTGTGGTGGGAAAATGCTTGACTATGTAGGGGATGG of the Chlamydiales bacterium STE3 genome contains:
- a CDS encoding Uncharacterized protein (Product derived from UniProtKB/Trembl:D6YWM2), with product MKASKKDKGEIVDVEEDLQLEMKEFAEAYDESLKETCVTQLEPFEMYAKKVRREIFSNVKMFKKRFSAGFQVLQDEINEESK